A window from Acidobacteriota bacterium encodes these proteins:
- a CDS encoding RNA polymerase sigma factor yields MDDKQAKDDERDVRAARDGDARALESLLDRHQARVFRVLRLMGILLDDRDDVAQEVFIRIFRHLGSYDARRRFDSWVYRITVNAAHDHRCRHAGRVHLDADDPGVARQIHEEAEPSGGPDAGLAAAESSRELMGLLESLSARERAIFILCDLEERTPRQVARDLAISAITVRRHLGRARRHLRRLVDEKV; encoded by the coding sequence ATGGACGACAAGCAAGCCAAAGACGATGAGCGAGACGTCCGGGCGGCGCGGGACGGAGACGCCCGCGCGCTGGAGTCACTCCTCGACCGTCATCAGGCTCGGGTCTTTCGGGTTCTACGATTGATGGGGATCCTTCTTGACGATCGCGACGATGTGGCGCAGGAGGTCTTCATCCGGATCTTCCGTCATCTCGGGAGCTACGACGCCAGGCGTCGCTTCGATAGCTGGGTCTATCGCATTACCGTCAACGCGGCCCACGATCACCGCTGTCGTCACGCCGGAAGGGTCCACCTGGATGCCGACGACCCCGGGGTCGCCCGTCAAATCCACGAGGAAGCCGAGCCGAGCGGGGGGCCGGATGCGGGGCTCGCGGCGGCGGAGAGTTCCCGTGAGCTGATGGGGCTGCTGGAGTCCCTGAGCGCTCGGGAACGGGCCATCTTCATTCTTTGTGACCTGGAAGAGCGCACCCCACGGCAGGTCGCCAGGGATCTGGCGATTAGCGCGATCACCGTCCGTCGTCATCTCGGGCGGGCCCGGAGGCACCTCCGGCGGCTGGTGGACGAAAAAGTCTAA
- a CDS encoding C25 family cysteine peptidase yields MTEPGQPNLPVKTYRVAIPNDGEPTLSFVLGSRETYPGRIPEPHPRFFERGGRAGSRLRRNLDARELDGDEALRRQAEYRQDPRIYQGSRLWPEAPVWLGQIGNLRYQRFVEVHVAPYRWDPVAEELVVHRQIEIQVDFNRPAGARSTTTATRDSAVFERLYREAFVNGDEAAAFRVLPDDRPASTAGRSMFPGARRKILIRADGMVRLDHTRMMGSGFLVEPINTWQLESRGVTIPLDTNDDGDGLLEPGEWVQFYGQALDEEPDAELNLDIANTDVDLYEARDFGDENVYFLTVATSALPLMAADDGTPNLGLTPPTAFRATVHEEVDSEFGYRPLGSADPWYWLPTLSTEATLPSERTDTVALPGLASPMSDLDVRVRIRGITEDFGVDPDHNTRLTVLNSGAQVLQSDQQSFDGRTIFDHEFTWVYPGMGNALTDPVDVKLEVLPVATIRNDAILNEIDLTYDRTFSPIGGFIEFTWIDEEQDFAIDGLSDATPEIIEITTLDGDEIILARRIDNATVSGAGPYSVRFNIQNRPDVTDGAERRFIVFEDSATTIPGDPDFFDDVVSDLRDNTTQADYIVIAADDVLDDTPGMPLDLLLNWRGTAAGGDLSSKIARYSDVVDEFNHGLQGPDAIESFLRWVMSTAPGEGWANPKPSYVLLLGDGSFNYKGGPAQGNVLPTQIVFKDVFELGYYASDNLLAAVIGNDSIPDLMVGRIPARSTVIANRVLQKVLDYEQSPAMGSWKKHIVTISDQGKPGNNPGEALQFETLNSDSLSHLQGQPYTNVDLRYWTDYIEPGVGNANNVMRADIMAEVNGSGMIADGAALVQFVGHGNFMVWSDAAFFDERDPAFDTLDLMNGLRLPFVLAHNCLTGGFHIPVENTLGEGWLKREGGGGIGVLAPSSLSFVFVGVFATESIWDGAFGLAKKRALGEISLGVSLNLCGLGPGTVDSCQAYVLQGDPATRLALPDVAPPTDLIATGGNAQVQLDWTASTDGSVTYDVYRATLLSGLGSGYTKLNMAPLMGLQFIDSTAVNAQEYFYYVIAVDPQSFESRASNLNSDCGGAEMDCVRVTPLNPGPPSVPSGVTVTDPGTGSLLFLDWNANPETDLDFYTLHWGVASGDYPNVVQLDDTTTTLPGLQVGQDYFFAVTATNTSGNTSDFSDEVTDFPVFSEGLRSPRFVDDLHVDVSGSDLELTWSEVTTTIYGKPLVVERYDIFRGPAPGYGNGQMAKLDECLAPCTSYPDLGAFVAVENWQYRVQAVSSDGNTGGLGADLPDWVDLSLGKTLTPGELVLVWPAVTTTTTGQPTTIAEYEIYVGDTPVTRLDIRDGVVVPFATTSDTMFELMPPSQNRFYSVLAVDTLGNRSPF; encoded by the coding sequence GTGACCGAACCGGGGCAGCCGAACCTACCGGTCAAGACCTACCGCGTGGCGATTCCCAATGATGGGGAGCCGACGTTGAGTTTCGTTCTTGGTTCCCGCGAAACTTATCCCGGACGGATCCCCGAGCCCCATCCCCGATTCTTCGAGCGCGGAGGTCGGGCCGGCAGCCGCCTCCGTCGAAACCTGGACGCCCGTGAGTTGGACGGCGATGAAGCGCTTCGCCGGCAGGCGGAGTATCGACAGGACCCACGGATCTACCAGGGGTCTCGTCTGTGGCCCGAGGCCCCGGTCTGGTTGGGCCAGATCGGCAACCTCCGCTATCAGCGCTTCGTCGAGGTTCACGTCGCTCCCTACCGCTGGGATCCGGTGGCCGAGGAGCTGGTTGTCCATCGCCAGATCGAGATTCAGGTCGACTTCAACCGCCCCGCAGGAGCCCGTTCGACGACGACGGCCACGAGGGACTCTGCGGTCTTCGAGCGGCTCTATCGCGAAGCGTTCGTCAATGGCGACGAAGCCGCGGCCTTTCGTGTCCTCCCCGACGATCGTCCGGCTTCGACGGCCGGTCGTTCGATGTTCCCCGGCGCACGAAGAAAGATTCTCATCCGCGCCGACGGGATGGTCCGACTCGATCACACCCGGATGATGGGCAGTGGTTTCCTGGTCGAGCCGATCAACACGTGGCAGCTGGAGAGTCGCGGGGTCACGATCCCGCTCGATACCAACGATGACGGCGACGGGCTGCTGGAGCCCGGGGAATGGGTCCAGTTCTACGGCCAGGCACTGGACGAAGAGCCGGACGCAGAATTGAATCTCGATATCGCCAACACCGACGTCGACCTCTACGAGGCCCGGGACTTCGGCGACGAGAATGTCTACTTCCTGACCGTCGCAACCTCGGCCCTCCCCTTGATGGCGGCGGACGACGGCACACCCAACCTGGGCTTGACGCCTCCCACGGCGTTTCGAGCGACAGTGCACGAAGAGGTCGACTCGGAGTTCGGATACCGGCCCCTCGGCAGCGCAGATCCCTGGTACTGGCTGCCGACGCTTTCGACCGAGGCCACGTTACCGTCGGAGCGCACCGACACGGTCGCGTTGCCGGGGCTGGCGTCGCCGATGTCGGATCTCGACGTGCGTGTTCGCATCCGCGGGATCACCGAGGACTTCGGCGTGGACCCCGACCACAACACCCGGTTGACCGTACTGAACTCGGGTGCCCAGGTGTTGCAGAGTGACCAGCAGTCGTTCGACGGTCGCACGATCTTCGACCACGAGTTTACCTGGGTCTATCCCGGCATGGGCAATGCGCTGACCGATCCGGTGGACGTCAAGCTCGAGGTCCTGCCGGTCGCCACGATCCGAAACGACGCCATCCTGAACGAGATCGATCTGACGTATGACCGGACGTTCAGTCCGATCGGTGGCTTCATCGAGTTCACCTGGATCGACGAGGAGCAGGACTTTGCCATCGACGGGCTGAGTGATGCCACGCCGGAGATCATCGAGATCACCACCCTCGACGGCGATGAGATTATCCTCGCACGTCGGATCGATAACGCGACGGTTTCCGGAGCCGGCCCCTATTCGGTTCGCTTCAACATTCAGAACCGGCCCGATGTCACGGATGGCGCCGAGCGCCGGTTTATCGTCTTCGAGGATTCCGCGACGACGATTCCGGGGGATCCCGACTTCTTTGATGACGTGGTCTCGGACTTGCGGGATAACACGACTCAGGCCGACTACATCGTCATCGCGGCAGACGACGTTTTGGATGACACCCCGGGAATGCCGCTGGACCTGTTACTGAACTGGCGCGGGACCGCTGCCGGAGGCGATCTCTCCAGCAAGATCGCTCGCTACTCCGACGTGGTCGACGAGTTCAACCATGGCCTGCAGGGACCCGATGCGATCGAATCGTTCCTGCGCTGGGTCATGTCGACGGCGCCCGGAGAGGGTTGGGCCAACCCCAAGCCGTCCTACGTGCTGCTTCTGGGGGATGGTTCATTCAATTACAAGGGCGGGCCGGCCCAGGGCAACGTCCTGCCGACGCAGATCGTTTTTAAGGATGTGTTCGAGCTCGGCTACTACGCCAGCGACAACCTGCTGGCGGCCGTCATCGGCAACGACTCTATTCCCGACCTGATGGTCGGTCGAATCCCTGCGCGATCGACTGTCATCGCCAATCGAGTCCTGCAGAAGGTCCTCGACTACGAACAGTCACCGGCGATGGGAAGTTGGAAGAAGCATATCGTGACGATCTCGGATCAGGGCAAGCCCGGAAACAACCCCGGCGAGGCATTGCAGTTCGAGACGCTGAATAGCGACTCGCTGAGTCATCTACAGGGGCAGCCGTATACCAACGTCGATCTTCGCTATTGGACCGACTACATCGAACCCGGTGTCGGTAATGCGAACAACGTGATGCGTGCCGACATCATGGCGGAGGTCAACGGCTCCGGGATGATCGCGGACGGCGCCGCCCTGGTGCAGTTCGTCGGGCACGGAAATTTCATGGTCTGGTCCGACGCCGCGTTCTTCGACGAGAGAGACCCTGCATTCGACACTCTCGATCTGATGAACGGTCTTCGCCTTCCCTTCGTCCTGGCGCACAACTGCCTGACCGGTGGGTTCCACATCCCGGTAGAGAACACCCTCGGCGAGGGCTGGTTGAAGCGTGAGGGCGGCGGCGGTATCGGGGTCCTGGCACCGTCGTCGCTGTCGTTCGTGTTCGTCGGTGTCTTTGCGACCGAGAGCATCTGGGACGGTGCCTTCGGGCTCGCGAAGAAGCGGGCACTCGGTGAGATCTCGCTGGGCGTCTCCCTGAACCTCTGTGGACTGGGACCGGGGACGGTGGACTCCTGCCAGGCCTACGTCTTGCAGGGAGATCCGGCGACGCGACTCGCCTTGCCGGATGTCGCGCCGCCGACCGACTTGATCGCCACCGGCGGGAACGCTCAGGTCCAGCTGGACTGGACGGCCAGTACCGACGGGAGCGTCACGTATGACGTCTACCGCGCCACCCTTCTCTCGGGGCTCGGCTCCGGCTACACGAAGCTCAACATGGCTCCGCTCATGGGCCTCCAGTTCATCGATAGTACGGCGGTCAACGCCCAGGAGTATTTCTATTACGTGATCGCCGTCGACCCACAGAGCTTCGAGAGTCGTGCGTCCAACCTGAACAGCGATTGCGGAGGGGCGGAGATGGACTGTGTCCGGGTGACGCCCTTGAACCCCGGTCCGCCATCCGTGCCGTCGGGGGTGACGGTGACGGATCCAGGGACGGGCAGTCTGCTGTTCCTCGACTGGAATGCCAATCCGGAGACTGACCTGGACTTCTACACGCTGCACTGGGGGGTCGCAAGTGGGGACTATCCCAATGTCGTGCAACTCGATGACACGACGACGACACTTCCCGGTCTCCAGGTCGGCCAGGACTATTTCTTCGCGGTCACGGCGACCAACACCAGCGGCAACACGTCGGATTTCTCCGATGAGGTTACGGACTTTCCGGTCTTTTCGGAAGGGTTGCGTTCTCCGCGATTCGTCGATGATCTTCATGTCGACGTGAGTGGAAGCGACCTCGAACTGACGTGGTCCGAAGTGACGACGACGATCTACGGAAAGCCGCTGGTCGTGGAACGCTACGACATCTTCCGCGGGCCGGCCCCGGGCTACGGCAACGGCCAGATGGCCAAGCTCGACGAGTGCCTCGCACCCTGCACTTCGTACCCCGACCTGGGCGCCTTTGTGGCGGTGGAGAACTGGCAGTATCGGGTGCAGGCGGTCAGCAGCGATGGCAATACCGGCGGGCTCGGTGCGGACCTGCCCGATTGGGTCGACTTGTCGCTGGGTAAAACGTTGACACCGGGAGAACTCGTCCTGGTCTGGCCGGCGGTTACGACGACGACGACCGGGCAGCCGACCACCATTGCCGAGTACGAGATCTACGTGGGCGATACGCCGGTGACGCGGCTGGACATTCGTGACGGCGTGGTCGTTCCGTTCGCCACGACCTCCGACACGATGTTCGAGTTGATGCCGCCGTCCCAGAATCGGTTTTACTCGGTGCTGGCCGTGGACACCCTCGGCAATCGCAGCCCGTTCTGA
- a CDS encoding radical SAM protein — MSENATETNPYRRMVNQAFHKALPLNCQIEITYRCNHLCTFCYNSPTGEREMTTPQIFEALAKVRELGVLYVTLTGGEALCHKDFFKIAVEARRLGMALRIYSNGYLLADKKMVRRVKALKPMEVEISIHGSRPESHEALTRIKGSFKKTVKALENLVAEGIKVNLKCPITNLNQNELFEIRDLGDRLGLRVTFDAVITPKDDGDQDPLALRAQDEFLDKYWGDWYSELHHGMMPPKANHCAADGSVNCGTARSGLTIDPYGNILPCVALRRKAGNILETEDLVDLWQNSPVLNGARQLSVDAREKLDHHENGPYFSYCMGVAETQTGDPLAMYPQAEINAKAVRQHYDLLQIEDPEERANSA, encoded by the coding sequence CCAGATCGAGATCACCTACCGATGTAATCACCTCTGCACGTTCTGCTACAACTCGCCCACCGGCGAGCGCGAGATGACCACGCCGCAGATCTTCGAGGCCCTCGCAAAAGTCCGGGAATTGGGCGTGTTGTATGTCACGCTGACCGGTGGTGAGGCACTCTGTCATAAGGACTTTTTCAAGATTGCCGTGGAGGCCCGGCGTCTGGGCATGGCCCTGCGGATCTACTCCAACGGCTACCTCCTGGCCGACAAGAAGATGGTCCGACGGGTGAAGGCTCTGAAGCCGATGGAGGTCGAGATCTCCATCCACGGATCCCGACCGGAGTCCCACGAAGCGCTGACTCGGATCAAGGGTTCCTTCAAGAAGACGGTCAAGGCGCTCGAAAATCTGGTGGCCGAGGGGATCAAGGTCAATCTGAAATGCCCCATCACGAATCTCAATCAGAATGAACTGTTCGAGATCCGAGATCTTGGTGACCGACTGGGGTTACGGGTCACCTTCGACGCTGTCATCACACCCAAGGACGACGGAGACCAGGACCCTTTGGCGCTGCGAGCTCAGGACGAGTTTTTGGATAAGTACTGGGGAGATTGGTATTCGGAACTCCACCACGGGATGATGCCGCCCAAGGCGAACCATTGTGCCGCCGATGGTTCGGTCAATTGTGGGACGGCTCGCTCGGGGCTGACCATCGACCCCTATGGCAACATTTTGCCCTGCGTGGCCCTCCGCCGGAAAGCCGGAAATATCCTTGAAACAGAGGACCTGGTGGATCTCTGGCAGAATTCTCCAGTCCTGAACGGAGCCAGGCAGCTCTCCGTAGATGCCCGAGAAAAACTGGACCATCACGAAAATGGACCTTATTTTAGTTATTGCATGGGGGTGGCGGAGACCCAGACCGGCGATCCGCTGGCGATGTACCCTCAGGCAGAGATCAATGCCAAGGCCGTCCGACAGCATTATGACCTTTTACAGATCGAGGACCCTGAAGAGAGGGCAAATTCTGCTTGA